A region from the Oceanidesulfovibrio marinus genome encodes:
- a CDS encoding translocation/assembly module TamB domain-containing protein, translated as MASRRVRIAIKILLACVVLVVLLVAGVFVALQTGPVKRAIADFAATAAGDEMHLTVEGLSGVLPLSIRLEHVAIAESEEAEPWLEVRNLYLAWSPLDLISGNLHVDTLSAEEVALRELPPPSETPKPKEPSGPVWPPPSLSLPNVQVDTLSVERFSMGQAVVGQAADYGVHGNVRVGGGQADVDLSVTRLDGPESAIKALIATRGVDTGAPELDVDIEVHEPPDGLLAAATGIEQKAPLSLTLTGRGPLSAWNGTLAANHGQEQLADLGLSLAVAEDSLGFGVDGGVATAPLVGTPGTPGLLEPMLSETERGAVHELGERVTLAVHGRCLLDSGGDVQGLELGRADISARSLGVNATGRIGSSLDDMDVKARANIEDLAFLNAFMDEPLRGSLALSADLASDTGALRGDVNLTMQDAGFQDFGADKAAVTLHITPLEDAKGWKAEDPEKPLPPVRAQLALDVSGLALPAGMESVAKAVGDSPRLTGEFQTVDGDVVRIESLNLAAATATLAVSGQTSLNGPAKTHVTLTADDLAALADAFDMKDAGLAGGATVTIDVDGNWSVPSGTVRVDAKTRQLVVDANNATAPQGSLAAILGSEPTATVKGDLAESGALDVSQFTVTARAISLRGSAQANINDPKAPLKVAVDAKADSLEPFSALAGTKLGGALALSVRGSGDMDAPDLSLDLAIDQPQVDAQAFEKLAVKVDGSGPLDNWSGAASVNLAAMVEGQPAALDVRTDFTRGAERLAFDNLAIKGPGIALNGDLALLTESGLVTGSLAGGAEDLGRLGAFAKVDLGGSLQTSIALKDVSGAQAVDLTATLRNVQAPGAAVGSADIEAHLTDVTAAPQGTARVQVQEISASGFAARSFSLTADGGGNGMDIGLKLDGQIEAGAEPAPVDLSLNGRLEQPEGGVLFRLTKLSGSLDERPLTLPQPGSVSFTGGKLAIEPLTLGWGDARISAKGGWGAERADLTAGIADLTADSVMQLIGNQAVGPEATVALQLDVTGPLSRPSADVTVSAKGMRMRVAEDSPLTAMNELSVDAEAHVTGGKLTATAQVGGLPDGQARLEAALPATFSLEPFAFEVPMDGALSANVQASTELKGFEPVLAFFGVSASGAFTADFTINGTPSNPGFGGKAAIKNGRIEYVDTGSVVSNLDLEFVAADSPESDAPRLIVNLTAADGEKGSVKVSGWVDANPEKATPFMINVALDQFTAVRMDMLRMAATGNAALEGNMEKSRIVGGISLAPVQVWLPEQLPPSVTDVEVVDVRTLEQTGPGESAQNATEKAGKDKPAAPAAFDPTLELGVEVKEGMRVQGMGVDTTWKGRLDVSGRLSGPKLTGNVSTTQGSLEFLGKKFNIRKGTLNFWGQNPPSPRVEVEATTQAGDVLAIIRVYGQADSPQFSLASEPSRPRDEIISYILFGRELNSISPVQAIKIAQTATMIAAGSDFMSIQRNASKLPFLSGVDIGLADTEGGGAVEVGTDVSEDVHVNVEQGLGNSATQVEVEVDLTRNFSVRGTVDDQGDQGVGVDWRLDY; from the coding sequence ATGGCGAGCCGTCGCGTGCGCATAGCGATCAAAATCCTTCTGGCCTGTGTGGTCCTGGTGGTTCTGCTTGTGGCCGGAGTGTTTGTGGCCTTGCAGACCGGACCGGTCAAACGCGCCATTGCAGACTTTGCGGCCACGGCGGCCGGCGACGAAATGCACCTGACCGTGGAGGGGCTCTCCGGCGTGCTGCCGCTCTCCATCCGGCTGGAGCACGTGGCCATCGCGGAGTCCGAAGAGGCCGAGCCCTGGCTGGAGGTCCGGAATCTGTACCTTGCGTGGTCGCCCCTTGACCTGATCAGCGGCAATCTGCATGTGGATACGCTGAGCGCGGAGGAGGTGGCGTTGCGCGAGCTGCCGCCCCCTTCCGAAACGCCGAAGCCCAAAGAGCCGAGCGGGCCGGTGTGGCCGCCGCCGTCCCTCTCCCTGCCCAATGTGCAGGTGGATACGCTCTCGGTGGAGCGGTTCAGCATGGGCCAGGCCGTGGTGGGCCAGGCCGCGGACTACGGCGTGCACGGTAATGTGCGCGTCGGCGGGGGCCAGGCGGATGTCGATCTTTCCGTAACCCGGCTGGATGGTCCGGAGTCCGCCATCAAGGCGCTCATCGCCACCCGCGGCGTGGACACCGGCGCGCCGGAGCTCGATGTGGACATCGAGGTGCACGAGCCGCCGGACGGCCTGCTTGCTGCGGCCACCGGCATCGAGCAGAAAGCCCCTCTCTCCCTGACCCTGACCGGCAGGGGACCGCTCTCCGCCTGGAATGGCACCCTGGCCGCGAACCATGGCCAGGAGCAGCTTGCCGACCTGGGCCTCTCTCTGGCCGTAGCTGAGGACTCCCTCGGATTCGGCGTGGACGGCGGCGTGGCTACCGCTCCGCTGGTGGGGACGCCCGGAACGCCGGGCCTGCTGGAGCCCATGCTTTCCGAGACCGAGCGCGGCGCAGTACACGAACTGGGTGAACGCGTGACGCTGGCCGTGCACGGCCGCTGTCTGCTGGACTCCGGCGGCGACGTGCAGGGCTTGGAGCTGGGGCGGGCCGATATCTCGGCGCGCAGTCTCGGCGTGAATGCCACCGGCCGGATCGGCTCCAGCCTCGACGACATGGACGTGAAAGCCCGGGCCAATATCGAGGACCTCGCGTTTCTCAACGCGTTCATGGACGAGCCGCTACGCGGCTCCCTGGCGCTTTCGGCCGACCTGGCCAGCGACACGGGCGCTCTGCGCGGCGATGTGAACCTGACCATGCAGGACGCCGGGTTCCAGGACTTCGGCGCGGACAAGGCTGCCGTCACCCTGCACATCACGCCTCTTGAGGACGCCAAAGGCTGGAAGGCGGAGGACCCCGAAAAGCCGCTGCCTCCGGTGCGCGCGCAACTGGCCCTCGATGTCTCCGGGCTGGCTCTGCCCGCCGGGATGGAGTCTGTTGCCAAAGCCGTGGGCGATTCCCCCAGGCTGACAGGCGAGTTCCAGACCGTGGATGGGGACGTGGTGCGCATCGAATCCCTGAATCTGGCCGCGGCTACGGCGACCCTCGCCGTCTCGGGCCAGACGTCCCTCAACGGTCCGGCCAAGACCCACGTAACGCTGACGGCGGATGATCTGGCCGCCCTGGCCGATGCGTTCGACATGAAGGACGCCGGCCTGGCCGGCGGAGCCACGGTGACCATCGACGTCGACGGCAACTGGAGCGTGCCTTCAGGGACCGTCCGCGTGGACGCCAAGACCAGGCAGCTTGTGGTGGACGCCAACAACGCCACGGCGCCGCAGGGCTCCCTGGCCGCGATTCTGGGCAGCGAGCCCACGGCCACGGTCAAGGGCGATCTCGCGGAGTCCGGCGCGCTGGATGTCAGCCAGTTCACGGTCACGGCGCGGGCGATCTCCCTGCGGGGATCGGCGCAGGCCAACATCAACGACCCCAAGGCCCCGCTCAAGGTGGCGGTGGACGCCAAAGCCGACAGCCTGGAGCCGTTCTCGGCCCTGGCCGGAACAAAGCTCGGCGGTGCGCTGGCCCTGTCCGTGCGCGGCAGCGGGGACATGGATGCGCCCGACCTGTCCCTGGACCTCGCCATCGACCAGCCGCAGGTGGACGCGCAGGCGTTCGAGAAGCTGGCCGTGAAGGTGGACGGCTCCGGCCCGCTGGACAACTGGTCCGGCGCAGCGTCCGTGAACCTCGCCGCCATGGTGGAGGGCCAGCCAGCAGCGCTGGACGTGCGCACAGACTTTACCCGCGGCGCGGAGCGTCTCGCCTTTGACAACCTCGCGATCAAGGGACCGGGCATAGCCCTGAACGGCGACCTGGCCTTACTTACGGAATCGGGCCTGGTCACGGGCTCCCTGGCCGGCGGAGCAGAAGACCTGGGCCGGCTGGGCGCCTTCGCCAAGGTGGATCTGGGCGGCTCGTTGCAGACCTCCATCGCGCTCAAGGACGTCTCCGGCGCGCAGGCCGTGGATCTCACGGCCACGCTGCGCAACGTGCAGGCCCCGGGCGCGGCCGTGGGCAGCGCGGATATCGAGGCGCATCTCACCGACGTCACGGCGGCGCCGCAGGGCACGGCCCGTGTGCAGGTGCAGGAAATTTCGGCCAGTGGTTTCGCCGCCAGGTCCTTCTCCCTGACCGCCGACGGCGGCGGGAACGGCATGGACATCGGCCTGAAGCTGGATGGCCAGATCGAGGCCGGGGCAGAGCCCGCGCCTGTGGACCTCTCCCTGAATGGCCGACTGGAGCAGCCCGAGGGCGGCGTGCTGTTCCGCCTCACCAAGCTTTCGGGGTCGCTGGACGAGCGTCCCCTGACCCTGCCGCAGCCCGGCTCCGTCTCCTTTACCGGCGGCAAGCTGGCCATCGAGCCGCTGACCCTGGGCTGGGGCGACGCCCGCATCTCGGCCAAGGGCGGTTGGGGCGCGGAACGCGCCGACCTCACCGCCGGCATTGCGGATCTTACTGCGGACAGCGTGATGCAGCTCATCGGCAACCAGGCCGTGGGGCCGGAGGCGACCGTTGCGCTGCAGCTCGATGTGACAGGGCCGCTCTCCAGGCCGTCTGCCGACGTGACCGTGTCGGCCAAGGGCATGCGGATGCGCGTAGCCGAGGATTCTCCTCTGACGGCCATGAACGAGCTCAGCGTGGACGCCGAGGCCCACGTTACGGGTGGCAAGCTCACGGCCACGGCCCAGGTGGGCGGCCTGCCGGACGGCCAGGCCAGGCTGGAGGCCGCGTTGCCCGCCACGTTCTCGCTGGAGCCCTTTGCCTTCGAGGTGCCCATGGACGGCGCGCTCTCGGCGAACGTGCAGGCCAGCACGGAGCTCAAGGGGTTCGAACCCGTGCTCGCATTTTTCGGCGTATCGGCCTCCGGCGCGTTCACGGCGGATTTCACCATAAACGGCACCCCGAGCAACCCCGGCTTCGGCGGCAAGGCCGCCATCAAGAACGGCCGCATCGAGTATGTAGATACGGGCTCCGTGGTCTCGAACCTCGACCTGGAGTTCGTGGCGGCGGACTCTCCTGAGAGCGATGCGCCGCGGCTCATCGTGAACCTGACCGCCGCGGACGGCGAGAAGGGCTCGGTAAAGGTCAGCGGCTGGGTCGACGCCAATCCGGAAAAGGCCACGCCCTTCATGATCAACGTGGCCCTGGACCAGTTCACGGCCGTGCGCATGGACATGCTGCGCATGGCCGCCACGGGCAACGCCGCCCTGGAAGGCAATATGGAGAAGAGCCGTATCGTGGGCGGCATCTCCCTCGCCCCGGTGCAGGTCTGGCTGCCGGAGCAGCTCCCGCCCAGCGTGACCGACGTGGAGGTGGTGGACGTGCGGACCTTGGAGCAGACCGGGCCCGGGGAATCCGCGCAGAACGCCACGGAAAAGGCCGGGAAAGACAAACCCGCGGCGCCGGCCGCCTTTGACCCCACGCTGGAGCTGGGCGTGGAGGTGAAGGAGGGCATGCGCGTGCAGGGCATGGGCGTGGACACCACCTGGAAGGGCCGTCTCGACGTGAGCGGCCGGCTTTCCGGGCCAAAGCTCACCGGCAATGTCTCCACCACCCAGGGCAGCCTGGAGTTTCTGGGCAAAAAGTTCAACATCCGCAAGGGAACATTGAACTTCTGGGGGCAGAACCCGCCGTCGCCGCGGGTGGAGGTGGAGGCCACCACACAGGCCGGCGACGTGTTGGCCATTATCCGCGTGTACGGGCAGGCGGACTCCCCGCAGTTCTCGCTGGCCTCGGAGCCCAGCCGCCCGCGCGACGAGATCATTTCCTACATCCTCTTCGGCCGGGAGCTGAACAGCATCAGCCCGGTGCAGGCCATCAAGATTGCCCAGACCGCCACCATGATCGCGGCCGGCTCCGACTTCATGTCCATCCAGCGCAACGCCTCCAAGCTTCCGTTCCTGAGCGGTGTGGATATCGGCTTGGCGGATACGGAAGGAGGCGGCGCCGTGGAGGTGGGCACCGATGTATCCGAGGACGTGCATGTGAACGTGGAGCAGGGCCTGGGCAACAGCGCCACGCAGGTGGAGGTGGAGGTCGATCTTACCAGGAACTTCAGCGTGCGCGGCACGGTGGACGACCAGGGCGACCAGGGTGTGGGGGTGGACTGGCGACTCGATTACTGA
- a CDS encoding autotransporter assembly complex protein TamA produces the protein MTYRTGRKASTALPGLIALVLFALLASAGAGECRAEETNATAASKGTGYTVVFQGVEGDLRDLLQQISVAAGKSDEPFVSSGLIARRIEDDKKLFQTALNSKGYMDSSVKADLNTSVKPPVLTYTVDTGPPFILEGISYEVNGAVEGMTLPDAQALGLDVGARFDAVTVVAVSRKVQTQLADNGYPFPKVAKPRILADFQAHTVRAVYTVTPGQKADFGATEISGLTTVDEEFVRAYIPWKEGELFDRTEFDTYYDRLSQLNLFSTIRIDPDTKLDDSGRVPIKVQLTERKQRTIRAGLGYSSDKGPQAHVGWEHRNLLGGGEKLKASIRASGVESEAGLAYNSPRFLGRELSFDLDGKYVKSDTEAYKANTFETGFLISKEVVDHLSMGGGLRYRHGDIIEDESRPFDNNRLYDLLSVVLKASWDNRDSVLDPTSGHNIDLRVEPFFPVGNTEGASSEFVQTVLSATSYLKLLDSPRLVLAGRGAAGASWGVTSDDLPATLRFYPGGGGSVRGYGYQMAGPVSGSTPQGGAAFLEFSAEARAMLTEKFGIVPFLDGGYAYEDPFDINGDMLFGAGLGIRYHTSFGPLRADIAVPLKRRKDVDDPFQFYISIGQAF, from the coding sequence TATACGGTGGTCTTCCAGGGTGTGGAAGGCGACCTGCGCGATCTGTTGCAGCAGATCTCCGTGGCGGCCGGCAAGTCGGACGAACCCTTTGTCTCCAGCGGGCTCATCGCCCGGCGCATCGAGGACGACAAAAAGCTCTTCCAGACGGCGCTCAACAGCAAGGGCTACATGGACAGCTCCGTGAAGGCCGATCTGAACACCAGCGTGAAGCCGCCGGTGCTGACCTACACGGTGGACACGGGACCGCCGTTCATTCTGGAGGGCATATCCTACGAGGTGAACGGCGCGGTGGAGGGCATGACACTGCCGGACGCGCAGGCCCTGGGCCTGGACGTGGGCGCGCGCTTCGACGCCGTGACGGTGGTGGCGGTCTCCCGCAAGGTGCAGACGCAGCTGGCCGACAACGGCTACCCGTTCCCCAAGGTCGCCAAGCCGCGAATCCTGGCGGATTTCCAGGCCCATACGGTGCGGGCCGTGTATACGGTCACTCCGGGACAAAAGGCGGACTTCGGCGCAACCGAGATATCCGGCCTCACCACCGTGGACGAGGAGTTCGTCCGGGCCTACATCCCCTGGAAGGAAGGCGAGCTCTTCGACCGCACCGAGTTCGACACGTACTACGACAGGCTCTCCCAGCTGAACCTCTTCTCCACCATCCGCATCGATCCCGACACGAAGCTGGACGACTCCGGCCGGGTGCCGATCAAGGTCCAGCTTACGGAGCGCAAGCAGCGCACCATCCGCGCTGGCCTGGGCTACTCCAGCGACAAAGGGCCCCAGGCCCATGTCGGCTGGGAGCACCGCAACCTGCTGGGCGGCGGCGAAAAGCTCAAGGCCTCGATCCGTGCTTCCGGCGTGGAGTCCGAGGCTGGCCTGGCCTACAACTCGCCGCGCTTTCTGGGCCGCGAGCTCTCCTTTGATCTGGACGGCAAGTACGTCAAGTCCGACACCGAGGCCTACAAGGCCAACACCTTCGAGACGGGATTCCTCATCTCCAAGGAAGTGGTGGACCACCTCAGCATGGGCGGCGGGCTCCGCTACCGTCACGGCGATATCATCGAGGACGAGTCCAGGCCTTTTGACAACAACCGCCTCTACGACCTCCTCTCCGTGGTGCTGAAGGCCAGCTGGGACAACCGGGACTCCGTGCTCGACCCCACGAGCGGCCACAACATCGATCTGCGCGTCGAGCCGTTCTTCCCGGTGGGCAACACCGAGGGCGCGAGCTCCGAGTTCGTGCAGACCGTGCTTTCGGCCACAAGCTATCTGAAGCTGCTCGACTCCCCGCGACTGGTCCTTGCCGGCAGGGGCGCGGCCGGCGCTTCCTGGGGTGTCACGAGCGACGACCTGCCCGCCACGTTGCGTTTCTATCCGGGCGGCGGCGGTTCCGTGCGCGGCTACGGATACCAGATGGCCGGGCCCGTGAGCGGCAGCACGCCCCAGGGCGGCGCAGCCTTCCTGGAGTTCTCGGCCGAGGCCCGGGCCATGCTCACCGAGAAGTTCGGCATCGTCCCGTTCCTAGACGGCGGCTATGCCTATGAAGATCCCTTCGACATAAACGGCGACATGCTCTTCGGCGCGGGGCTGGGCATCCGCTATCACACCAGCTTCGGGCCGTTGCGCGCGGACATTGCCGTACCCCTCAAGCGCCGGAAAGACGTGGACGATCCTTTTCAGTTTTACATCAGCATAGGGCAGGCGTTCTGA